One genomic segment of Terrihabitans soli includes these proteins:
- a CDS encoding HlyD family type I secretion periplasmic adaptor subunit, giving the protein MAPSPALRDIKRASMISVAAAAIFAVGAGAWGATVPIASAVIAPGQIVVESNVRRIQHPTGGVVSDILVKDGDKVQNGDVLVRLDDTTTRANLAVVENQLNQLVIREARLAAERDGAESFDFPEKLADKKDDPAVRKIETGERTLFTARRESMAGQKSQLRERVTQTNEEVRGLNAQADSKREQIRLIQYELEGVRKLQEQNLVPLSRVTALEREAARLLGEEGQHVAEIARAKGRIVETEIQIIQLEQEQRKEVAAQLTETEAKIADLAERRTAALDQLTRIDIRAPQAGVVHQKSVHTKGGVISAGEQIMLVVPQADGLVVDVRIEPQMIDRVHFGQSVTLKFPAFNSAAMPDIFGILSRVSADVTHDEKTGMSFYTARISIPPVEHAKLAGETLVPGMPVEAYIDTGSRTPFAYLTKPFTDQLARSFRY; this is encoded by the coding sequence ATGGCGCCCTCACCCGCTTTGCGCGACATTAAGCGCGCCAGCATGATCAGCGTCGCCGCTGCCGCCATCTTCGCCGTCGGCGCCGGCGCCTGGGGCGCGACGGTGCCCATCGCCTCAGCCGTTATCGCGCCCGGCCAGATCGTCGTCGAATCCAATGTCCGGCGTATCCAGCATCCGACCGGCGGCGTTGTCTCCGATATCCTCGTCAAAGACGGCGACAAAGTGCAGAACGGCGATGTCCTGGTGCGGCTCGACGACACGACCACGCGCGCCAATCTCGCTGTCGTCGAAAACCAGCTCAACCAGCTCGTTATTCGCGAGGCCCGGCTTGCCGCTGAACGCGACGGGGCCGAGAGTTTCGATTTCCCGGAGAAACTCGCGGACAAGAAGGACGATCCGGCGGTTCGCAAGATCGAGACCGGCGAACGCACGCTGTTCACCGCGCGGCGCGAATCCATGGCCGGGCAGAAATCGCAGCTGCGCGAACGCGTAACGCAGACAAATGAGGAAGTGCGCGGGCTCAATGCGCAAGCCGATTCCAAGCGCGAGCAGATCAGGCTGATCCAGTATGAGCTCGAAGGCGTGCGCAAACTGCAGGAGCAGAATCTCGTGCCTCTGTCGCGGGTGACGGCTCTCGAGCGGGAGGCCGCGCGTCTTCTGGGCGAGGAAGGCCAGCACGTGGCCGAGATCGCGCGCGCCAAAGGCCGGATCGTCGAAACCGAGATCCAGATCATCCAGCTCGAGCAGGAACAGCGCAAGGAAGTCGCCGCGCAGCTCACCGAGACCGAGGCGAAGATCGCCGATCTCGCGGAGCGCCGCACCGCCGCACTCGACCAGCTGACCCGCATCGATATCCGCGCGCCGCAGGCCGGTGTCGTGCATCAGAAATCGGTACACACCAAAGGCGGCGTCATCAGCGCCGGCGAGCAGATCATGCTGGTCGTGCCGCAGGCGGACGGGCTCGTCGTCGATGTGCGCATTGAACCGCAGATGATCGACCGCGTCCATTTCGGGCAGTCCGTCACGCTGAAATTCCCGGCCTTCAATTCGGCCGCCATGCCCGATATCTTCGGTATCCTGTCGCGCGTGTCTGCCGATGTTACCCATGACGAAAAGACCGGCATGAGCTTCTATACGGCGCGGATTTCCATTCCGCCGGTGGAACACGCCAAGCTCGCCGGCGAAACGCTGGTGCCGGGCATGCCGGTCGAGGCCTATATCGACACCGGATCGCGCACGCCCTTCGCCTATCTGACGAAGCCGTTTACCGATCAGCTGGCGCGGTCCTTCCGTTACTGA
- a CDS encoding type I secretion system permease/ATPase, whose product MTPRQSSAPADSALLRDALRRCRSAFWATGILTGMVNVLMLTGSIYMLQVYDRVLPSRSVPTLIALTVALLGLYALLGLFDWARQHILARVGTALDEALSAPVVGAILRLANRGRESVGTQPSRDLDAVRGFLSSLGPTALFDLPWVPLYLVISFMLHPLIGWTVVIGALILASLTIVTELRVRAPAKEATLAGAQRAAELESARRNAEIISALGIENRIAERFRKSSADFIKAQQGMSDVTLSLGTLSKIVRFVLQSATLGVGAWLVIHGEASGGVMIASSIMSSRALAPIELAIGNWKPFLGARDAWKRLHQTLSAAARTEPTIVPQTPRNEISVDGIVVVPPGAGAAAINNVSFKLKAGDGLGIIGPSASGKSSLARALVGVWQAQRGEIRLDGATYDQWPDEIRGAMIGYLPQDIELFGGTVADNISRFDPQANSASVQAAAETAGAHEMILRLPAGYETRIGESGSALSGGQRQRIALARALYGNPFLVVLDEPNSNLDSDGEAALAKAIASLRARGAIAIIIAHRRAALDPVDLVLALNSGVVQGFGPKDETLRNLFAPSGPTPLARPRVATAKSV is encoded by the coding sequence ATGACACCTCGCCAGAGCAGCGCCCCCGCGGATAGCGCCCTTCTGCGCGATGCACTTCGGCGGTGCCGCTCGGCCTTCTGGGCGACCGGTATCCTCACCGGCATGGTCAATGTGCTGATGCTGACCGGCTCGATCTACATGCTTCAGGTGTATGACCGGGTCCTGCCTTCCCGCAGCGTTCCCACATTGATCGCACTGACCGTTGCATTGCTTGGGCTTTATGCCCTGCTCGGCCTGTTCGACTGGGCACGCCAGCATATCCTTGCCCGCGTCGGCACCGCCCTCGACGAGGCTCTCTCCGCCCCTGTCGTCGGAGCAATTCTGCGGCTCGCCAATCGCGGACGGGAAAGCGTCGGCACCCAGCCGTCGCGCGATCTCGATGCCGTGCGCGGCTTTCTTTCGAGCCTTGGTCCGACCGCGCTGTTCGATCTGCCTTGGGTACCGCTTTATCTCGTTATTTCCTTCATGCTGCATCCGCTCATCGGCTGGACGGTGGTCATCGGCGCTCTCATCCTCGCGTCACTGACGATCGTCACGGAGCTGCGCGTCCGTGCGCCGGCCAAGGAAGCAACGCTCGCCGGCGCGCAGCGCGCCGCGGAACTCGAATCCGCGCGGCGCAATGCCGAGATCATCTCCGCGCTCGGCATCGAGAACCGCATCGCCGAACGCTTCCGCAAAAGCAGCGCCGATTTCATCAAGGCCCAGCAGGGCATGAGCGATGTCACGCTGTCGCTCGGCACGCTGTCGAAAATCGTCCGCTTCGTCCTTCAATCGGCAACGCTCGGCGTCGGCGCCTGGCTCGTCATCCATGGCGAGGCCTCGGGCGGCGTCATGATCGCCTCCTCAATCATGAGCAGCCGGGCGCTCGCGCCGATCGAGCTTGCCATCGGCAATTGGAAACCGTTTCTCGGGGCCCGGGATGCGTGGAAACGCCTGCATCAGACGCTCTCAGCGGCCGCCCGCACCGAACCCACGATCGTACCGCAGACCCCGCGCAACGAAATTTCGGTCGACGGCATCGTCGTCGTTCCGCCCGGCGCCGGCGCGGCGGCCATCAACAACGTATCCTTCAAGCTGAAGGCCGGCGACGGGCTCGGCATTATCGGTCCGTCCGCCTCCGGGAAATCCTCGCTGGCGCGAGCACTTGTCGGCGTGTGGCAGGCGCAGCGCGGCGAAATCCGCCTCGACGGCGCGACCTATGATCAATGGCCGGACGAAATCCGCGGCGCGATGATCGGCTATCTGCCGCAGGATATTGAGCTTTTCGGCGGCACCGTCGCCGACAATATTTCGCGCTTCGATCCGCAGGCGAACTCCGCATCGGTGCAGGCCGCGGCGGAAACGGCCGGCGCACATGAAATGATCCTGCGCCTGCCCGCGGGCTATGAGACGCGGATCGGCGAGTCGGGAAGCGCTCTGTCCGGCGGGCAGCGGCAGCGCATCGCTCTGGCGCGCGCCCTGTACGGCAACCCCTTCCTCGTTGTGCTCGACGAGCCGAACTCCAATCTCGATTCCGACGGCGAGGCGGCGCTCGCCAAAGCCATCGCCAGCCTAAGGGCGCGCGGCGCCATTGCCATCATCATCGCCCATCGCCGCGCCGCGCTCGATCCCGTCGATCTCGTCCTCGCTCTGAACAGCGGCGTCGTTCAGGGTTTCGGTCCGAAGGATGAGACGCTGCGCAATCTCTTCGCACCATCCGGCCCCACACCCCTGGCGCGTCCGCGCGTTGCTACCGCAAAGAGCGTCTGA
- a CDS encoding TRAP transporter substrate-binding protein, with product MTKIITPDSVSRLTRRSVLTGLTVGAGLAVTKLNIIGRANAADTITMKYGSDSPMSAPHTKSAVVMKELVEERTKGRVKVTIFPDGQLGSNDEMTNAVKAGTLDAVTTDTSVMSSAVAQADIFNLPFLFGDTRKALAAANGDVGTYLKPMFNKAFNIETVGFATDGARNYWNSKRLIKGPEDMKGLKMRASSSKIQRDTFSRLGAIPTPVSFSETYTALQTGVIDGGDHAPVDMVEMKIYQVTKFMTLTHHINIVSVLVVSDKFMAKLTPEDQDIVRAAGKEAADAQVEAVLAKENEAIAELKAKGIEMYQPETTKPFADLIQAVYASNEERVTKDLLDKARSYA from the coding sequence ATGACGAAGATCATAACTCCAGACTCAGTATCCAGGCTTACACGGCGTTCCGTTCTCACCGGCCTCACGGTTGGCGCGGGCCTTGCCGTCACCAAGCTCAACATCATCGGCCGCGCCAACGCCGCCGACACGATCACGATGAAGTATGGCTCGGACAGCCCGATGTCGGCGCCGCACACCAAATCCGCCGTCGTGATGAAGGAACTCGTCGAAGAGCGCACCAAAGGCCGCGTGAAGGTCACGATCTTCCCGGACGGTCAGCTCGGCTCCAATGACGAGATGACCAACGCGGTGAAGGCCGGCACGCTCGATGCGGTCACGACCGATACCAGCGTCATGTCGTCGGCCGTCGCCCAGGCCGATATCTTCAACCTGCCTTTCCTCTTCGGCGATACGCGCAAGGCGCTCGCCGCCGCGAACGGCGATGTCGGCACATATCTGAAGCCGATGTTCAACAAGGCGTTCAACATCGAAACCGTCGGCTTTGCGACGGACGGCGCCCGCAATTACTGGAACAGCAAGCGCCTCATCAAAGGTCCGGAAGACATGAAGGGTCTGAAGATGCGTGCGTCGTCTTCGAAGATCCAGCGCGATACGTTCTCGCGTCTCGGCGCCATTCCGACGCCGGTCTCCTTCAGCGAGACCTATACGGCGCTGCAGACCGGCGTCATAGACGGCGGCGATCATGCTCCCGTCGATATGGTCGAGATGAAGATCTATCAGGTCACGAAATTTATGACGCTGACGCATCACATCAACATCGTCAGCGTGCTTGTCGTCTCCGACAAGTTCATGGCGAAGCTGACCCCGGAAGATCAGGACATCGTGCGCGCTGCCGGCAAGGAAGCCGCCGATGCGCAGGTCGAAGCCGTTCTCGCTAAGGAAAATGAAGCGATCGCGGAACTGAAGGCCAAGGGCATTGAGATGTACCAGCCCGAAACGACGAAGCCTTTCGCCGATCTCATCCAGGCGGTGTACGCGTCCAATGAAGAGCGGGTCACCAAGGACCTGCTCGACAAAGCCCGCTCCTACGCCTGA
- a CDS encoding TRAP transporter small permease codes for MPLLSLARNLSRFGAFLEIALLVICAGLLSVMFFCVFTGVIVRYVLLVPWAWTEEIARYCLVWFAPMAAAIGVRRGSHFTFQWALMPLSSGMQKLIRQIGNVLIIAFLILFAKLSFGFLDVMEGQTSFVTEIDMRIPAAGLLVGYSMLIVMHGLEVADAVIAYFTEKPFSLRELQEIENMNTLKSGAHSVQTAALPAVPAE; via the coding sequence ATGCCGCTGCTCTCATTGGCCCGCAATCTGTCGCGTTTCGGTGCGTTTCTAGAGATCGCGCTTCTCGTGATCTGCGCTGGCCTGCTCTCGGTCATGTTCTTTTGCGTCTTCACGGGCGTGATCGTGCGCTACGTGCTGCTCGTGCCCTGGGCCTGGACAGAAGAAATCGCCCGCTACTGCCTCGTCTGGTTTGCGCCCATGGCGGCGGCGATTGGCGTGCGCCGCGGCAGTCACTTCACGTTCCAATGGGCGCTGATGCCGCTGTCGTCCGGCATGCAGAAGCTCATCCGGCAGATCGGCAATGTGCTGATCATCGCCTTCCTCATTCTTTTCGCCAAATTGAGCTTCGGCTTCCTCGACGTGATGGAAGGTCAGACCTCCTTCGTCACCGAGATCGACATGCGCATTCCGGCCGCGGGTCTTCTCGTCGGCTACAGCATGCTGATCGTCATGCACGGGCTCGAGGTTGCGGATGCGGTGATCGCTTACTTCACCGAAAAGCCGTTCAGCCTGCGCGAACTGCAGGAAATCGAAAACATGAACACGCTGAAGAGCGGCGCTCACAGCGTGCAGACGGCGGCGCTGCCGGCCGTTCCGGCCGAATAA
- a CDS encoding TRAP transporter large permease: MAPAIGISFLLFLIIALPVAFVLGMSGTVGILMGEGGSELLPALPQVIFNTLNSFSFLTIPLFVFAGSIMAEGGVAKSLMELASVTLGRGRGGLGTSMIASTLMFSGISGSSSADTAAIGKITIPSMKEQGYPLPFATAVLAAAGGTAALVPPSNDFILIGIVANISIAGLFAAGIIPAIVNATGLAGYVVYQSRKHGYGRIAGSFSLRGVVLAILKATPAIIMMAIILGGIVGGLFTPTEAAAVAVAYGMLVTAFWYRSLTLEKLVAIFRETIMISGVVLFVISMGAVLGYALTIFQVPGQLAEALSFIESKFVFLLLVQILFFIMGMFMDTTPAILILMPILTPMAVARGVEPIHFGILVETNIALGFATPPVGSCLFTACAVAKVPIEAVIKPLVPMILVLTATMMVITYFEDFSMFLPRLFNLVD, from the coding sequence ATGGCTCCCGCAATCGGAATTTCCTTTCTTCTGTTCCTGATCATCGCGCTGCCGGTGGCGTTTGTGCTCGGCATGTCGGGCACGGTCGGCATATTGATGGGCGAGGGCGGATCGGAGCTTCTGCCGGCGCTTCCGCAGGTGATCTTCAATACGCTGAACTCCTTCAGCTTCCTGACGATCCCGCTGTTTGTTTTCGCGGGCTCGATCATGGCCGAAGGCGGCGTCGCCAAAAGCCTGATGGAACTTGCCAGCGTCACGCTCGGCCGCGGCCGCGGCGGGCTCGGCACCTCGATGATCGCATCGACCCTGATGTTCAGCGGCATTTCCGGATCGTCTTCGGCCGATACCGCCGCCATCGGCAAGATTACCATCCCGAGCATGAAGGAGCAGGGCTATCCTCTGCCCTTCGCAACCGCCGTGCTCGCCGCCGCCGGCGGCACGGCGGCACTCGTTCCGCCCTCGAACGATTTCATCCTGATCGGCATAGTCGCCAATATCTCGATTGCCGGTCTGTTCGCCGCGGGCATCATTCCGGCCATCGTCAATGCGACGGGCCTTGCGGGCTATGTCGTCTACCAGTCGCGCAAGCACGGCTATGGCAGGATCGCGGGCTCGTTCTCGCTGCGCGGGGTCGTTCTTGCGATCCTGAAAGCAACGCCCGCCATCATCATGATGGCGATTATTCTTGGCGGCATTGTCGGCGGTCTGTTTACGCCGACGGAAGCGGCGGCCGTTGCGGTTGCCTACGGCATGCTCGTGACGGCGTTCTGGTATCGCTCGCTGACGCTGGAAAAGCTCGTGGCCATTTTCCGCGAGACGATCATGATCTCCGGCGTCGTGCTGTTCGTCATCTCGATGGGCGCGGTTCTCGGCTACGCGCTGACGATCTTCCAGGTGCCGGGCCAGCTCGCCGAAGCTCTGTCCTTTATCGAAAGCAAATTCGTATTCCTGCTTCTGGTGCAGATTCTGTTCTTCATCATGGGCATGTTCATGGATACGACGCCGGCGATCCTGATCCTGATGCCGATCCTGACACCCATGGCGGTCGCGCGCGGCGTCGAACCCATCCATTTCGGTATTCTCGTCGAGACGAATATTGCGCTCGGCTTTGCGACGCCACCCGTCGGAAGCTGCCTCTTCACCGCCTGCGCCGTCGCGAAAGTGCCAATCGAGGCCGTCATCAAACCGCTGGTTCCGATGATCCTTGTGCTGACAGCAACCATGATGGTCATCACCTATTTCGAGGATTTCTCAATGTTCTTGCCTCGATTGTTCAATCTCGTCGACTGA
- a CDS encoding amidohydrolase family protein encodes MHVIDIHFHVVPPLLVEALRRGDFKGVIETDRSRDIEWFVFTAPPGVPVEPETELEECAYVPELILKALDERHLTAAAISPPPELFAYWLEPETGVRFTRLVNDGMAALALQHPDRFIPLATLPMQDVPAAVAELERAVLQLGMRGAAICTHVNDIDLDDARFAPVFACAEKLGVPVFLHPQNSGDMRRLKDMHLWNTVGFPFETALTASRLIMGGVFERFPGLNVILAHGGGYFPYQVARLDHAYGKRAKLREGLPHRPSYYLRNIYCDGLLHDPLSLQFLIDRVGADHVVLGCDYSFGMGTATAVKSLRELGLPAAQERAILGGTLARLLKIESKQSQVLEKVQS; translated from the coding sequence ATGCATGTCATCGACATACATTTCCACGTCGTTCCGCCACTCCTCGTAGAAGCTCTGCGGCGCGGTGACTTCAAAGGTGTGATCGAAACCGATCGCAGCCGTGACATCGAATGGTTCGTCTTCACCGCTCCGCCCGGCGTGCCGGTGGAACCGGAAACCGAGCTTGAGGAATGCGCCTATGTGCCGGAACTGATCCTCAAAGCGCTGGATGAGCGTCATCTGACGGCTGCCGCGATCAGCCCGCCGCCGGAACTCTTCGCCTATTGGCTGGAGCCGGAGACGGGCGTTCGCTTCACGCGCCTCGTCAATGACGGCATGGCGGCGCTCGCGCTGCAGCACCCCGACCGCTTCATTCCGCTTGCAACATTGCCGATGCAGGATGTCCCGGCGGCGGTGGCCGAGCTCGAACGCGCGGTGCTGCAGCTTGGCATGCGGGGCGCTGCGATCTGCACTCATGTCAACGATATCGATCTTGACGATGCGCGTTTTGCGCCGGTGTTCGCCTGTGCGGAGAAGCTCGGCGTGCCGGTGTTCCTGCATCCGCAGAATTCCGGCGATATGCGCCGTCTCAAAGACATGCATTTGTGGAACACGGTCGGTTTCCCGTTCGAGACGGCGCTGACGGCCTCGCGCCTCATTATGGGCGGCGTGTTCGAACGCTTCCCCGGCCTCAACGTGATCCTCGCGCATGGCGGCGGCTACTTCCCCTATCAGGTGGCCCGCCTCGACCATGCTTACGGAAAGAGGGCCAAACTGCGCGAAGGCCTGCCGCACAGACCGAGCTACTATCTCCGCAACATCTATTGCGACGGGCTTCTGCACGATCCGCTGTCGCTGCAGTTTCTGATCGACCGCGTCGGCGCCGATCATGTCGTGCTCGGCTGCGATTACTCGTTCGGCATGGGCACGGCGACCGCCGTTAAATCGCTGCGCGAGCTTGGTCTTCCTGCCGCACAGGAACGCGCCATTCTCGGCGGCACGCTTGCGCGTCTCCTGAAAATCGAAAGCAAACAAAGCCAGGTCCTGGAAAAGGTGCAGTCATGA
- a CDS encoding NAD(P)-dependent oxidoreductase — protein sequence MKPKIFVAQPIPEAALDIMREVAEVEVFPYFDRQIGVPDLAAGAKRSDWLFVLHETHVNAEVLAANPKLKGVAAMARDPDIDVAAATKLGIPVIIDRPISQIGQETVHTATADLTMGMLLGLAYRLVESDVYTRTVGFRQEQTAALMGLGCWNKTVGLIGLGKVARHMVPRLKPFGMNVIYTKRSRLPAAEEKDFGIEWVAELDELLKRSDYVCVLCDYNTETHKLIGRRELDLIGPDGYLINTGRGRIVDEPEMILALQEKRIAGAALDVFWDEPPHTVDPFVPDALKKLDNVILAPHNGGATISLRTERTSSVARDLVMAIKGEWPPAILNPEVLAQQGLKVPA from the coding sequence ATGAAGCCGAAGATTTTTGTCGCGCAGCCGATCCCGGAAGCCGCGCTCGACATCATGCGCGAAGTCGCCGAGGTCGAGGTGTTTCCTTACTTTGACCGGCAGATCGGCGTTCCGGACTTGGCGGCGGGCGCAAAGCGGTCCGACTGGCTCTTTGTATTGCATGAAACCCATGTCAACGCAGAAGTGCTTGCCGCCAATCCGAAGCTGAAGGGCGTCGCCGCCATGGCGCGCGATCCCGATATCGATGTCGCCGCAGCAACGAAACTCGGCATTCCCGTCATCATCGACCGGCCGATCTCGCAAATCGGACAGGAAACCGTCCATACGGCGACGGCCGATCTGACCATGGGGATGCTGCTCGGCCTTGCCTATCGCCTCGTCGAATCGGATGTCTATACGCGCACGGTCGGTTTCCGCCAGGAACAGACGGCTGCGCTGATGGGCCTTGGCTGCTGGAACAAGACGGTCGGACTGATAGGTCTCGGCAAGGTCGCGCGCCATATGGTGCCGCGCCTCAAACCCTTCGGCATGAATGTGATCTACACCAAACGCTCGCGCCTGCCGGCCGCGGAAGAGAAGGATTTCGGCATCGAATGGGTTGCCGAGCTCGATGAGCTTCTGAAGCGCAGCGACTATGTCTGCGTGCTGTGCGACTACAACACGGAGACGCACAAGCTCATCGGCCGCCGCGAACTCGATCTGATCGGCCCGGATGGCTATCTCATCAATACCGGCCGCGGCCGTATCGTCGATGAGCCGGAAATGATCCTCGCGCTGCAGGAGAAGAGAATTGCGGGTGCAGCCCTCGATGTCTTCTGGGACGAGCCGCCGCACACGGTCGATCCCTTTGTGCCGGACGCGTTGAAGAAGCTCGATAATGTGATCCTCGCGCCGCATAATGGCGGGGCGACTATAAGCTTACGGACGGAACGGACATCTTCCGTTGCGCGCGATCTCGTGATGGCGATAAAGGGAGAATGGCCGCCGGCAATTCTCAATCCCGAGGTGCTCGCTCAGCAAGGCCTCAAGGTTCCGGCTTAA
- a CDS encoding sulfite exporter TauE/SafE family protein: MITDPAFYVVAVIAVILLGLGKGGFAGIGALSLPLLALAISPIKGAAIMLPILIVQDVVSVSAFWKKWSWPNLRILFPSSFLGIFVAYLLAAYISEAAFELALGIISFVFGLRNLVAKKEVPPRTPSALEGWFWGWMSGFTSMISNTGAPPLQIYLTPQKLPRDIFVGTTSLFFAVINWVKVPPFFLLGQFTQENLTTSLVLMPLAIGSTFLGVWLVKRVPTERFYTIIFCLMLLVGVKLIYDGAAGLI; encoded by the coding sequence ATGATCACCGATCCTGCGTTTTATGTTGTGGCGGTTATCGCCGTGATCCTGCTTGGGCTCGGCAAAGGCGGCTTTGCCGGCATCGGCGCCCTCTCGCTTCCATTGCTTGCGCTTGCCATTTCACCGATCAAAGGCGCGGCGATCATGCTGCCGATCCTGATCGTTCAGGATGTCGTCAGCGTCAGCGCCTTCTGGAAGAAGTGGAGCTGGCCGAACCTGCGGATTCTATTTCCGAGCTCGTTTTTAGGCATTTTCGTCGCCTATCTTCTGGCGGCCTATATTTCGGAAGCAGCGTTCGAGCTTGCGCTCGGGATCATCTCCTTCGTGTTCGGTCTCAGAAATCTGGTAGCGAAGAAGGAAGTGCCGCCGCGCACGCCGTCGGCGCTGGAAGGCTGGTTCTGGGGCTGGATGTCGGGTTTTACCAGTATGATTTCCAATACCGGTGCGCCGCCGCTGCAAATTTATCTAACGCCGCAGAAGCTGCCGCGCGATATCTTCGTCGGCACAACCTCGCTTTTCTTCGCCGTCATCAATTGGGTGAAGGTGCCGCCCTTCTTCCTTTTGGGGCAGTTCACGCAGGAGAATCTGACGACATCGCTCGTTCTGATGCCGCTGGCGATCGGTTCGACTTTTCTCGGCGTATGGCTCGTCAAACGTGTGCCGACCGAGCGCTTCTACACCATCATCTTCTGCCTGATGCTGCTGGTGGGTGTTAAACTAATCTATGATGGCGCAGCAGGCCTGATTTGA
- a CDS encoding FAD/NAD(P)-binding protein, whose protein sequence is MAIIGGGFSGAAAAVHLARLSPMPLAIDIIEPRPALGAGLAYGSCGTEHRLNVPADRMIVSRDAPSDFADWLRTSGEEAKDPRGRTEDGSHYPRRAVFGQYMAQLVRGAQAGNVSGSAIRHVRKSAETIEPVEGGWRVGFGDEHETYRNIVLAVTHSRPAIPWAKVEAPNIIEDPWEKGALDAIAPDASIVIAGSGLTMCDVVVSLRERGHRGKINVISRRGLTPRPQNGFAVFGKIGWQDTPPQTASELLLDLRRQIRAVEAEGGVWQSVLNAIREQLPQFWTKIPLRERARIVKHLRPYWDVHRFRAAPQVSALLEQGKTEGWLEISSGRIHGLTASNNGVRMEWTPRGGKRGVVVADFAVNCTGPDANIARSSHAIIRRALADGVIRRDALGMGIDVDARGRAYGGDGELQSGLWVAGPMARAYTGDATGLPDVSDQVRTIAESLAAALADRHRNKACAI, encoded by the coding sequence GTGGCAATCATAGGAGGCGGTTTCAGCGGCGCAGCCGCGGCGGTGCATCTTGCCCGTTTGTCGCCCATGCCACTAGCTATAGACATCATCGAGCCGCGCCCGGCGCTTGGCGCCGGTCTCGCTTATGGATCGTGCGGTACCGAGCACCGGCTGAACGTCCCCGCCGACCGGATGATCGTTTCGCGCGATGCGCCGTCCGATTTTGCCGATTGGCTGAGAACCTCCGGCGAAGAAGCCAAAGATCCGCGCGGCCGCACAGAGGATGGAAGCCATTATCCGCGGCGTGCAGTCTTCGGCCAGTATATGGCGCAGCTCGTGCGTGGCGCGCAGGCCGGAAACGTTTCGGGCTCGGCGATCCGCCATGTGCGGAAAAGCGCCGAGACGATCGAGCCTGTCGAAGGCGGCTGGCGCGTCGGCTTCGGCGATGAGCACGAGACCTACCGCAATATTGTTCTTGCGGTAACGCATTCGCGTCCGGCTATTCCGTGGGCGAAAGTGGAAGCGCCCAATATCATCGAAGATCCGTGGGAAAAGGGCGCGCTCGACGCTATCGCGCCCGATGCGAGCATAGTGATTGCAGGCTCGGGCCTGACCATGTGCGATGTGGTCGTGTCGCTGCGCGAACGGGGACATCGCGGCAAGATCAACGTTATTTCCCGGCGCGGGCTGACGCCGCGCCCGCAGAACGGCTTTGCGGTGTTCGGCAAAATCGGCTGGCAGGACACACCGCCGCAAACGGCATCGGAGCTGTTGCTCGATCTGCGCAGGCAAATCCGTGCCGTCGAAGCGGAGGGCGGCGTCTGGCAGAGCGTGTTGAACGCAATCCGGGAGCAATTGCCGCAGTTCTGGACGAAGATCCCGCTGCGCGAGCGGGCGCGCATCGTCAAGCATCTGCGTCCATACTGGGACGTGCACCGGTTTCGTGCGGCGCCGCAGGTCTCTGCGCTGCTCGAGCAGGGGAAGACGGAAGGCTGGCTGGAAATCAGCTCCGGCCGCATTCACGGCCTTACAGCATCGAACAACGGCGTGCGGATGGAATGGACGCCGCGCGGTGGCAAAAGGGGTGTTGTTGTTGCGGACTTTGCCGTCAACTGCACCGGCCCCGACGCGAATATCGCGCGTTCGAGCCACGCGATCATAAGGCGAGCACTCGCCGATGGCGTCATCCGGCGCGATGCCCTCGGAATGGGCATCGATGTCGATGCGCGGGGCCGCGCCTATGGGGGGGACGGAGAGCTGCAGTCCGGGCTCTGGGTCGCCGGTCCGATGGCCCGGGCCTATACGGGGGATGCGACGGGTCTGCCGGACGTGTCCGACCAGGTCCGCACCATCGCCGAAAGCCTTGCCGCCGCATTGGCCGACCGGCATAGGAATAAGGCATGCGCTATCTGA
- a CDS encoding RidA family protein, with translation MRYLTVPGAPPPPPSAKYSHAVEAGGLLFVTGQLPIDPKSPANPPPEGIDAQTKLVFEILRTICSASGYRLEDAAFVRIYLTNFARDYTAMNAVYSGIFSDDARLPGRTTVGVTTLGRDSLVEIDLVVGKP, from the coding sequence ATGCGCTATCTGACTGTTCCGGGAGCACCGCCGCCGCCGCCTTCGGCAAAGTACTCACATGCCGTGGAGGCGGGCGGACTTCTCTTCGTCACCGGCCAGTTGCCGATCGATCCGAAAAGCCCGGCCAATCCGCCGCCCGAAGGCATCGACGCGCAGACAAAGCTGGTTTTCGAGATTTTGCGGACGATCTGCTCGGCCAGCGGCTACCGCCTGGAAGATGCCGCCTTCGTCCGCATTTACCTGACAAACTTTGCGCGCGACTACACGGCGATGAACGCCGTCTATTCAGGCATCTTCTCAGACGATGCCCGTCTGCCCGGGCGCACCACTGTGGGCGTCACCACCCTGGGACGTGATTCCCTGGTCGAGATCGACCTGGTTGTCGGCAAGCCCTGA